In the Mastacembelus armatus chromosome 17, fMasArm1.2, whole genome shotgun sequence genome, one interval contains:
- the dhrs12lb gene encoding dehydrogenase/reductase SDR family member 12 — protein sequence MSLYRNAIWFLNGIHHYTRKGYEAAAKDFDKDLDVSVVGRSFMITGANSGIGRATAMAIAKKGGTVHMVCRNKDKAEEARADIVNVSGNTEVYVHIVDMSETRKVWEFAEAFKKQYPSLNVLINNAGCMVHKREVNAERLEKNFATNTMGVYVLTQTLIPLLQKSRDPRVITVSSGGMLVQKLRVNDLQSETGCFDGVMVYAQNKRQQVVLTQQWAKAYPVIHFSVMHPGWVDTPAVSTSMPQFHQMMGDRLRSVEQGADTIVWLALSRAAARTRSGQFFQDRKHVPAHLPLAWTHSSSEEIQSFMTQLETLARAAQSQPDPELPDASTPQFV from the exons ATGTCTCTGTACAGAAATGCCATCTGGTTTTTGAACGGAATCCACCATTATACAAG GAAAGGATATGAGGCAGCAGCTAAAGATTTTGACAAGGACCTGGATGTTTCTGTTGTGGGAAGATCATTTATGATCACTGGAGCCAACAGTGGTATTGGCAGAGCAACAGCCATGGCAATAGCAAAAAAAG GTGGAACAGTCCATATGGTGTGTAGGAACAAAGATAAAGCGGAAGAGGCCAGGGCGGACATCGTGAATGTGTCTGGGAATACG GAGGTATACGTCCATATTGTGGACATGTCAGAGACACGCAAAGTTTGGGAGTTTGCAGAGGCCTTCAAGAAGCAGTATCCATCCCTGAATGTGCTG ATAAACAATGCAGGGTGCATGGTACACAAGAGAGAGGTGAATGCTGAGAGACTTGAGAAGAACTTTGCCACCAACACTATGG GGGTGTACGTCCTTACCCAGACTCTCATACCACTTCTACAGAAGAGCCGGGATCCGAGAGTG ATCACTGTGTCCTCAGGAGGCATGCTGGTCCAGAAACTCAGAGTCAATGACTTACAGTCAGAGACGGGCTGCTTTGACGGTGTCATGGTCTATGCCCAGAACAAG AGACAGCAGGTGGTGCTGACACAACAGTGGGCCAAAGCCTATCCTGTCATTCACTTTTCAGTGATGCATCCAGGATGGGTAGATACACCAG CTGTTTCCACATCAATGCCTCAGTTTCACCAGATGATGGGGGACAGGCTGCGCAGTGTGGAGCAAGGAGCCGACACCATCGTATGGTTAGCCTTGTCTAGAGCTGCTGCCAGAACACGCAGTGGGCAGTTCTTCCAAG ATCGTAAGCATGTCCCTGCCCACCTGCCTCTGGCCTGGACTCACAGTTCATCTGAGGAGATTCAGAGTTTCATGACTCAGCTGGAGACTCTGGCCAGAGCAGCTCAGTCACAACCTGACCCAGAGCTCCCAGACGCTTCCACCCCTCAGTTTGTCTAA
- the LOC113133837 gene encoding cullin-3-like, giving the protein MSNLKGGTKKDTKMRIRAFPMTMDEKYVNNIWDLLKNAIQEIQRKNNSGLSFEELYRNAYTMVLHKHGEKLYTGLREVVTEHLINKVREDVLNSLNNNFLQTLNQAWNDHQTAMVMIRDILMYMDRVYVQQNNVENVYNLGLIIFRDQVVRYGCIRDHLRQTLLDMIARERKGEVVDRGAIRNACQMLMILGLDGRSVYEEDFEGPFLDMSAEFFQMESQKFLAENSASVYIKKVEARINEEIERVMHCLDKTTEEPIVKVVERELISKHMKTIVEMENSGLVHMLKNGKTEDLACMYKLFSRVPNGLKTMCECMSSYLREQGKALVSEEGEGKNPVDYIQGLLDLKTRFDRFLLESFNNDRLFKQTIAGDFEYFLNLNSRSPEYLSLFIDDKLKKGVKGLTEQEVESILDKAMVLFRFMQEKDVFERYYKQHLGRRLLSNKSVSDDSEKNMISKLKTECGCQFTSKLEGMFRDMSISNTTMDEFRQHIQTTSASLSGVDLTVRVLTTGYWPTQSATPKCTIPPAPRHAFEVFRRFYLAKHSGRQLTLQHHMGGADLNATFYGAVKKEDGSEVGVGGAQVTGSNTRKHILQVSTFQMTILMLFNNREKCTFEEIQQETDIPERELVRALQSLACGKPTQRVLTKEPKSKEIENGHVFTVNDQFTSKLHRVKIQTVAAKQGESDPERKETRQKVDDDRKHEIEAAIVRIMKSRKKMQHNVLVAEVTQQLRARFLPSPVVIKKRIEGLIEREYLARTPEDRKVYTYVA; this is encoded by the exons ATGTCCAACCTCAAAGGCGGCACCAAGAAGGACACCAAGATGAGGATACGAGCCTTTCCT ATGACAATGGATGAGAAGTATGTGAACAACATCTGGGACCTTCTAAAGAATGCCATCCAGGAGATCCAGAGGAAGAACAACAGTGGCCTAAGCTTTGAGGAGCTGTACAGGAACGCCTACACTATGGTGCTCCATAAGCATGGGGAGAAGCTCTACACAGGCCTAAGGGAGGTTGTCACTGAGCATCTCATCAACAAA GTACGGGAGGATGTCCTTAACTCTCTAAACAATAACTTTCTGCAAACACTGAATCAGGCCTGGAACGATCATCAAACTGCCATGGTTATGATCAGAGATATTCTCATGTACATG GACAGAGTTTATGTTCAACAAAACAATGTGGAGAATGTGTACAACCTTGGCCTCATCATATTCAGGGACCAGGTGGTGCGTTACGGCTGCATTCGGGACCACCTACGACAGACGTTACTGGACATGATTGCGCgtgagaggaagggagaggTTGTAGACAG GGGAGCCATCAGAAATGCCTGCCAAATGCTAATGATTCTTGGCTTGGATGGCCGATCTGTGTATGAGGAGGACTTTGAGGGCCCTTTCTTAGATATGTCAGCTGAATTCTTCCAG ATGGAAAGCCAAAAGTTCCTAGCAGAAAACAGTGCCAGCGTCTACATAAAAAAGGTAGAGGCCAGAATCAATGAAGAGATTGAACGAGTTATGCACTGCCTGGACAAGACTACTGAGGAGCCTATTGTCAAGGTGGTGGAAAGAGAGCTCATTTCTAAACACATGAAGACCATAGTAGAGATGGAGAACTCAGGTCTTGTCCATATGCTCAAGAATGGCAAGACAGAAG ACCTGGCATGCATGTACAAGCTGTTCAGTCGTGTGCCAAATGGCCTTAAAACaatgtgtgagtgtatgagCTCTTACTTGAGGGAGCAAGGCAAAGCTCTGGTGTCAGAAGAGGGAGAGGGCAAAAACCCTGTCGACTACATACAG GGTTTGCTAGACCTGAAGACACGATTTGATCGTTTCCTCCTTGAATCCTTCAACAATGACAGACTCTTCAAACAAACCATAGCTGGAGATTTTGAGTATTTTCTCAACCTCAACTCCCGCTCACCAGAGTACCTATCACTCTTTATTGATGATAAGCTCAAAAAGGGTGTTAAAGGG TTGACAGAACAGGAGGTGGAGTCGATCCTCGACAAGGCCATGGTGTTGTTCAGGTTTATGCAGGAGAAGGATGTGTTTGAAAGGTACTACAAGCAGCATCTGGGTCGCAGGTTGCTTAGCAACAAGAGCGTTTCAGACGACTCGGAGAAGAACATGATCTCTAAGCTCAAG ACAGAATGTGGCTGTCAGTTCACCTCAAAACTGGAAGGGATGTTCCGAGACATGAGCATATCAAACACTACTATGGATGAGTTCAGGCAACACATACAAACCACTTCG GCATCTCTAAGTGGTGTGGACCTCACAGTAAGAGTCCTCACTACCGGCTACTGGCCTACACAGTCGGCAACACCCAAATGTACCATCCCCCCTGCTCCTAGACATGCCTTTGAAGTCTTTAGAAG GTTTTACCTTGCTAAGCACAGTGGTAGGCAGCTCACACTGCAACACCACATGGGGGGAGCAGACCTAAATGCAACGTTCTACGGAGCTGTTAAAAAG GAGGATGGTTCAGAAGTAGGGGTGGGAGGTGCCCAGGTGACGGGCTCTAACACCCGGAAGCACATACTGCAGGTCTCCACCTTCCAGATGACCATCCTCATGCTCTTCAACAACAGAGAGAAGTGCACTTTTGAG GAGATCCAGCAGGAGACGGATATTCCTGAGCGGGAGTTAGTGCGAGCGTTGCAGTCTTTGGCCTGTGGGAAGCCCACACAGCGAGTTCTTACCAAGGAGCCAAAGTCAAAGGAAATTGAGAACGGCCATGTGTTTACAGTCAATGATCAGTTTACTTCCAAACTGCACAGAGTTAAAATACAGACAG TTGCTGCTAAACAAGGGGAATCAGACCCTGAAAGGAAAGAGACGCGACAGAAAGTTGATGATGACAGGAAGCATGAGATTGAGGCAGCCATTGTCCGAATCATGAAGTCAAGAAAGAAGATGCAGCACAATGTTCTGGTGGCAGAG GTAACTCAGCAGCTCCGGGCACGTTTTCTTCCCAGCCCTGTAGTAATTAAAAAGCGCATAGAAGGACTAATAGAAAGAGAATACTTGGCGAGGACACCAGAGGATCGTAAAGTGTACACCTATGTTGCATAG
- the ap1s3b gene encoding AP-1 complex subunit sigma-3b isoform X1: MMRFLLLFSRQGRLRLQKWFTPLSEREKKKIIRDMTTMVLARQPRSCNFMHWKDLKIIYKRYASLYFCLAIENQENELLALEIIHRYVELLDKYFGNVCELDIIFNFEKAYFILDEFLMGGEIQETSKQIVNRAIEASDMLQEEDNNEWYQVELFG, translated from the exons ATG ATGCGattcctgctgctcttcagtCGCCAGGGGAGGCTGCGTCTGCAGAAGTGGTTCACACCCCTGTCGGAGcgtgagaagaagaaaatcatcAGAGACATGACCACCATGGTGTTGGCGCGACAGCCGCGCTCCTGCAACTTCATGCACTGGAAAGACCTGAAGATTATTTACAAGAG ATATGCCAGCTTATATTTCTGCTTGGCCATAGAGAACCAGGAGAATGAGCTGTTAGCGCTGGAGATTATTCATCGCTATGTGGAGCTTCTGGACAAATACTTTGGCAAT GTGTGTGAACTGGACATAATCTTTAACTTTGAGAAAGCCTATTTTATCCTGGATGAATTTCTAATGGGAGGAGAGATACAAGAAACATCCAAACAGATTGTGAATCGCGCTATTGAAGCTTCAGACATGTTACAGGAG GAAGACAACAATGAGTGGTATCAGGTGGAGCTGTTTGGATGA
- the ap1s3b gene encoding AP-1 complex subunit sigma-3b isoform X2 has product MMRFLLLFSRQGRLRLQKWFTPLSEREKKKIIRDMTTMVLARQPRSCNFMHWKDLKIIYKRYASLYFCLAIENQENELLALEIIHRYVELLDKYFGNVCELDIIFNFEKAYFILDEFLMGGEIQETSKQIVNRAIEASDMLQETMEEYMSKPAF; this is encoded by the exons ATG ATGCGattcctgctgctcttcagtCGCCAGGGGAGGCTGCGTCTGCAGAAGTGGTTCACACCCCTGTCGGAGcgtgagaagaagaaaatcatcAGAGACATGACCACCATGGTGTTGGCGCGACAGCCGCGCTCCTGCAACTTCATGCACTGGAAAGACCTGAAGATTATTTACAAGAG ATATGCCAGCTTATATTTCTGCTTGGCCATAGAGAACCAGGAGAATGAGCTGTTAGCGCTGGAGATTATTCATCGCTATGTGGAGCTTCTGGACAAATACTTTGGCAAT GTGTGTGAACTGGACATAATCTTTAACTTTGAGAAAGCCTATTTTATCCTGGATGAATTTCTAATGGGAGGAGAGATACAAGAAACATCCAAACAGATTGTGAATCGCGCTATTGAAGCTTCAGACATGTTACAGGAG ACTATGGAGGAGTATATGAGCAAACCTGCATTTTAA
- the scg2b gene encoding secretogranin-2b codes for MLHFHHKLPAGGAVVLLAFLLHGCAVQAASLPRHYRLLGGESEGHPAPYSPSSDMIQALEYIENLKQRNGGRAEPVDYDEVDKFRVLLQLASQQDEGPGNRQPDPGMQRQDITAEQLMKALLRSLQDQAGKDAKLSPGSAPRNDRRTHRHRTKDTEIPESAPADYGNFPRPHKKYPLMFEDEENTDASKRATEDLDEQYTPQSLANLRSIFEELGRMPTVTGQKREVFGDDDEEEEDGVSLRNQGYEDVAGGEEWVPVEEREETEEMVNGSQEEMDRALGDQEEAEKEGMQRRASQNQDVADDDTKLVDYYLLKVLEMSDQAQKRDKTGEQRKRLIRPSIVDPRTVKELLELSLKLHVPPQDLIDMLLTEELRKLHRDPQASTRYTTGQTPKIRYFSRRLPLKSKTAPDDMDREDFLDIIGVETISNEYPVVQRPPKTPPSSDRIPVVSNPAVNSSPVKIPPPSGRRENLFLSELNKMPLKRQADGADGEDDDGDVEDEVTTYLAAKILTEYPNAISKRDTQAQLKGQFPYELYERAMKDYLGQADTEKRPVAKRETELGTEEKAKPMEMQGKEEITTKTSAPQTVNEDEEKEHREKAMSGM; via the coding sequence ATGCTGCATTTCCACCACAAGTTGCCCGCGGGGGGAGCCGTGGTCCTGCTCGCCTTCCTTCTCCATGGATGCGCCGTGCAGGCTGCGTCGCTCCCCCGTCACTACAGGCTCCTAGGCGGGGAGAGTGAGGGGCATCCGGCTCCCTACTCACCCAGCTCCGACATGATCCAAGCCCTGGAGTACATCGAGAACCTGAAGCAGCGGAACGGGGGCCGAGCCGAACCAGTGGATTACGACGAAGTGGACAAGTTCAGGGTCCTACTTCAGCTCGCCTCGCAACAGGACGAGGGTCCCGGGAACCGCCAACCTGACCCCGGTATGCAGAGGCAGGACATTACCGCTGAGCAGCTGATGAAAGCCCTGCTCAGGTCTCTGCAGGATCAGGCCGGTAAAGACGCGAAGCTCAGCCCTGGATCGGCGCCCAGGAATGACCGCCGCACGCACAGGCACCGCACCAAAGACACTGAAATCCCCGAGAGCGCACCGGCGGACTATGGCAATTTCCCCAGACCCCACAAAAAATACCCACTAATGTTTGAGGATGAGGAGAACACAGACGCATCAAAGCGGGCCACGGAGGATCTGGACGAGCAGTACACACCCCAGAGCCTTGCCAATTTACGCTCCATCTTTGAAGAGCTCGGAAGGATGCCCACGGTCACTGGACAGAAGAGAGAGGTGTTCggggatgatgatgaagaagaagaggacggGGTGAGCCTGAGAAATCAGGGCTACGAGGATGTGGCTGGAGGAGAGGAGTGGGTCCCcgtggaggagagggaggagacgGAGGAGATGGTGAACGGGAGTCAAGAAGAAATGGACAGGGCGCTCGGTGACCAAGAGGAAGCGGAGAAAGAGGGGATGCAACGCCGGGCCAGCCAGAATCAAGATGTGGCTGATGACGACACTAAGCTGGTAGATTACTACCTGTTGAAGGTCCTGGAGATGAGCGACCAGGCGCAGAAGAGGGATAAGACCGgggagcagagaaagagactgaTCCGCCCCTCCATCGTAGATCCTCGGACAGTAAAGGAGCTGCTGGAGCTCTCCCTTAAACTCCACGTCCCCCCACAGGATCTCATCGATATGCTGCTCACAGAAGAGCTCAGGAAGCTCCACCGCGATCCCCAAGCCTCCACGCGCTACACGACGGGCCAGACCCCCAAGATCAGGTACTTCAGCCGGAGACTGCCTCTAAAGAGCAAGACCGCCCCTGACGACATGGACCGAGAGGACTTCTTAGACATCATCGGAGTGGAGACTATCAGCAACGAGTACCCGGTGGTGCAGAGACCCCCAAAGACCCCCCCATCCTCGGACAGAATCCCAGTGGTGTCCAACCCTGCTGTAAATTCAAGTCCAGTTAAAATCCCACCTCCATCCGGACGcagagaaaatctatttttatcCGAGCTCAACAAAATGCCCCTGAAACGTCAGGCTGACGGTGCTgatggtgaagatgatgatggtgacGTGGAAGACGAGGTGACGACTTATCTGGCAGCCAAAATCCTCACAGAGTATCCCAACGCCATCTCCAAGCGGGACACCCAGGCGCAGCTGAAGGGACAGTTCCCCTACGAGCTGTACGAGCGCGCCATGAAGGACTACTTAGGGCAAGCGGACACGGAAAAGAGGCCAGTGGCCAAGAGGGAAACCGAGCTGGGCACAGAGGAGAAAGCAAAGCCCATGGAGATGCAGGGGAAAGAGGAGATTACGACCAAGACCTCGGCACCACAAACCGTGAATGAAGACGAGGAGAAGGAGCACCGTGAAAAAGCAATGTCTGGGATGTAG